The segment CCTTTCCGCTCGAACAGCGGAGTGAACTTCGGCAGGACGTAAGTCAGCAGGAAGATGGTGACCGCCGTCGCTAGCACGACCATCACCGCCGGGTAGGCGAGCGCGGCGCGGACTTTGTTCCGAATTTCGACTTCGTTGCGGAGGTAGGCGGCGATCCGTTCCAACATTTCCCCGAGCATACCGGTCTGTTCGCTCGCTTTGACCAGCGAGATATAGGTCCGGTTGAAATGCTTTGGGTAACGGGCCAAGGCGGTCGAAAAGTCTTCGCCCCCTTCGACGCTGCGGCGGATGTCGGTCAGCAGCGTCTTGAGCGCTTCGTTCTTCTCTTGCGACGCGACCGATTCGATGGCGGTCGACAAGTTGATGCCGGTATCGACCATCACCGCCAGCTGGTTGGTGAAGTAAATGATGTCCGACCTGCTGATTCGGGACGGAAAGAGAGAGCCCGCTTCTTCTTCCTGCTCGAGCGACAGGACGTGCATCCCGTCGCGGTGCAGCATCATCGCCGCTTCTTCCGGCGAACCGGCTTCAAGCGCGCCTTCGTGCACATGGCCGAGCGAATCGCGAGCTGAATAGGCGAAGCTTAACATGATTGGGATTCTTACCGACTTGGGGTTACGTCAAATTGGCCATCGAAACGTCGCCGGTGGCGTGGAGCACTTCTTCAATGGTCGTGATTCCTTCGCGAACCTTGCGGAAGCCGTCGTGCTGCATGGTGATCAAGTTCTTGCTCTTCACGGCCAGTCGTCGCAAGTCGCCGATCGAGACGCCGGCCACGATCGCGTCGCGCAGTTCGTCGTCGATCGTCAGCATTTCGTGCACGCCGAGACGACCGCTGTAGCCGGAGTTGCGGCAATAGCGGCAGCCGATCCCTTTGCGGAAGACCGGGATTTCGTACCCCATTCGCTCCAGCGTTTTGCGCAAGTTGCGGGGAGGTTCGTACGGTTCGCTGCACTTCGGGCAGATGCTGCGGACCAGTCGCTGGGCCAGCACCATGTTGAGCGCGGCGCCGATCAGGTACGGTTCGACCCCCATGTTCACGAGTCGCGTCACCGCCGAAACTGCGTCGTTGGTGTGGAGCGTGCTGAATACCAAGTGCCCGGTCAGGGCCGCTTGAATCGCCGTACGCCCCGTCTCCTCATCGCGGACTTCACCGACCATGATCACGTCCGGGTCTTGGCGAAGCAGCGTGCGAAGCGCTTTAGAGAAGGTCAGGCCGACTCGCTCCTGCACCTGAAACTGGTTGATCAGCGGCAGATGGTATTCGATCGGGTCTTCGACGGTGCAGATGTTGTTTTCCATGGTGGCGATTTCGTTGAGCGCCGCGTAAAGCGTCGTCGACTTACCGCTACCGGTCGGACCTGTCACCAGCACGATGCCGTTGGGAGCGTGAATGTTGGAGAGGAAGCGGTCGAGAATGTCCTCGGCGAAACCGAGATGCTTCAGGACCAGCGTCACCTTTTTCGTATCGAGCACGCGAATCACGGTCTTTTCGCCGCGATTACCGGGGAACGTGCTCACACGCAAGTCGATCTTGCGAGAGTCGAGCATCACGTGGACGCGACCATCCTGCGGCAAACGCCGCTCGCTGATGTCGAGCCCGGCCATAATCTTGATACGACTGTTGACCGCGTTCAAAAGGTGCTGAGGAACTTCCAGCGATTTGTGCAGCTTGCCGTCGATGCGATACCGCACCCGCATGCAGCGCTCGGCCGGTTCAATATGAATATCGCTGGCGCCTTCTTTGACGGCGTTGTAAATCACGTAGTTGACCAGGCGAATGACCGGAGACTGGCCCGCGATTTCCTCGACGTCGCCGATGTCTTCGATCGCGTCCTCGATCAGCGTCACTTCCGACTGATCGCTATCCTCGATGATGTCGTCGATGACGAACACCTTCGAGTCGGGCAGGTTCTGGATCATCCGCCGCACGTCGCGCGGCGACGAAGCGACGATCTGCACCTGCTTGTCGGTGAGGGTCTGGATTTCGTCGATCAGAAAGAGATTGGAGATTTCGGTGACCGCGATCGTCAGGACGTCGTCGATCAAAAAGAGAGGGAAGACCAGGTTCTTTTCGATGTAGTCGCGCTGCAGGATCCCGACCACCTTGGGATCGTAAAGTCGCGCTTCGAGCTTGGCGTAAGGAATGCCGTATTCGACCGCCAGGCACTCGATGATCTGGTCTTCGGTGCAATAGCCGAGGTCGACGAGGATTTCGCCGAGAAGCTTGTTCTTTCCTTTGTTCTTTTGGTGGTCGAGCGCGAGCTCCAATTGCTCGATCGTAACGAACCCACGCTTGGTGAGAACGTTACCTAATCGCATCGGGGCGCTCGTGGTGGGCGCGTTCATAGGGGCATGTTTCCAATGACGATTAGACGAAGCTCTTTACCGCTTCGATCATGTTTTCAAATACCTCCAACCGCTTGTCCAATCGGGTGATCTCCAGGATCTTGCGATTGACGTGATTGGAAGTGGTGATTTTCAATTCTCCTCCCCCTTCACGCAGTCGCTGCTGCGCCGAAAGGAGGCAGGTCAAACCGGCGCTGTCGATCGTTTCGGTCCCGTCCAGGTCGACGATCACCCGATTGCGTTCGCGCGAAAGCAGGAACGCTTCGACGCCGTCCGCCTGGTCCTCGCCCAACTCTTCCGGCGTGTGAACCACAACGACTTCACCAAAGATTTCGGTTTGCAAGCTCATGACGATCTAGGGGAGAACGGTTTAACGGAGGAAGCTGACCGGCGGCTGCTCGAACGAACCTGTCGTGAGAACCGATTCGACGCAATTGACCAGGCCGCGGGGACTGAACGGTTTCGCCAGGATCGCGGCGATGTCGAGCGACTCGAGGTTGTCGTCCGACGTCATCTCAAAACCTTTGGCGGTCAGCATGACGATCGGCAGTTGGCGAGTCGCAGCGTCGTCACGAACGCGGCGGCAAAGGCCGAGGCCGTCGAGTCGCGGCATGTGGAAGTCGGTGATCAGCAAGTCAGGTATTTGCTCCTGAATCGCCTCCCACGCTTGCTCGCCGTCTTCGACGCATTCAATTTCGTAACCGCTTCGCTTCAGTTTGAACTCGGCGGCGCGGAGGATGTGCATTTCGTCGTCGACCAGCAAAATGCGCTTGCCGACGTTCGCGGCCGAAGCGGCGTCCGCCGGATCAGTCGCCACTTGATGGAACTCTTGGAGGGATTGTTGAGGAGCGCTCATCTTGATTGCCTTCAAGTGAAATTGGGGCTACGAGACGGTTTCGGCCACTTGGACCGTGGGGAGGCGAATGCGGAATGTCGAACCGACGCCCGGTTCGCTGGTGACGTTCAGGTCGCCGCCGTGAACGTCTTCCACAATATGTTTGGCCAACGGCAAACCGAGCCCGGTTCCGGAGGCCATCTTTTGATCTTTCTTCACGCGGTAGAACTTCTCGAACACGCGATCGCAGTCTTCCGGGCTGAGGCCGACGCCGGTGTCTTCCACCTCAAACACGACGTCGCGGTCCTGCATTCGACTGCGGAGCGTCACTTTGCCGTTGTCGGGGGTGTACTTCAGGGCGTTCGACAGCAGGTTGATCGCGGCCTGCATAATCATGTCGCGATCGACCAGCACGCCCAGGTACATCGGGCTGAGGTCGGAAATGAGCGTGATGTTCTTTTGCTCGGCGGTCGGTTGCACGATGCGGAAGGCTTCTTCCAGCAGTTCGTTAAGCGAACGCGGCTTTTTGTTGACGTTGACGACCCCTGCTTCGATCCGGGCCAAATTCAGCAGGTTATCGATCAACCGTTGCAGGCGATCGGCCTGGCTGTTGATCACTTGCAGGAACTCGTCCCGCGTCTGTTCATCTTCCGCTTCGCCGTCGGCGAGCAGTTCGACGTAGGCCTTGATGCCGGCCAGCGGGGTTTTCATTTCGTGGCTGACCGCCGAAACGAATTCGGCGTTGCGGCGTTGGATCGCTTTGTAACCGCTAATGTCGCGCAAGACGGCGACGGCGCCAAAGTTCGGCTCGTCGGCGCCCAGCTCGTTTTCGAGCTGCTGGCCGATCGTGCTGACGGTGATGCGGTACCAATGTTTGTCGCCGGTCGAGTCGAGCAGCTCGATTTCGCTGACGCGCTGCGTTGGCGTTTTGCGGAGCCGGGTCTCTTGCAGCAGTTGGACGATTCCTTCCGACGCGATCGCTTCTTGGGCCATCTTCTTTTCGATCAGGTCGGTGATGCCGAAGATTTCGCGGGAGATTTCGTTGGCGAAGATGATCTCGTCGTACTGGTTCGTCATCAGAACCGGTTCCGACAGCTTCTCGACGATCTCGCGCATCTGTTCGTGGCGGAGTCCGGTCAAATGCGCCTTTACTTCGCTGCGGACGCGCGATTGTTGCAGTTCGAGCGCCTCGTCCGACAGCGCCTTCATCCGCCGATAGCAGAGTTCGAGCGGCGATTTCCAGCGGGGCAAGTCGCGAGCTTGCGGGCAAGCGGCGTGCAGATCGTCACTTTCCAATTGTTCGATTGTCGCGTTGGCCAGCATTTGCAGCTGGCGAATCGCGCGGTCTTCGGTCGATCGTGCGGTGCGCCAGATGACGAACAGAGCGACCGTAGCGACTCCGCCCGCTCCGCATGCGAGCATGCTGCCGACGCCGAGCTCACCCGTCACCAGGCAGACGATAGTCGCCGTAGCCAGTAGCAGCGCGCAGGCGATTGCGGCTATTAGCTCATTGGCGATAGGCGACTTTTTGATCATCGTATTAACTCGATTTCAATGACACATTTGCCCCTGTAGCGCGACGGCGGCGGAATCTAGGCGCATTAGCGCCCACCCGCGTTTGACGCAACATCTTTGAAAAACTAGGTCGGACAACGGGTTTGTCCAAGAAACGGAGTCCACCAACCCGGTGGGAAGATACCCCTTTTCGGGGCTTATGGCGCCGAAGATGCCGATTATGCCTGTGGCGCCGAGAAAATCAGATGCCGCGACGGTTTCCCTTATGCGACCTGAGAACTGCGGCTCTCGCCGGTGCGGACCGCTCGCAGCGAAGCGGCGAGCTGCGACAGCTCTCCCCCCGCTTCATATTGAAAGGAGATTTCGACCACGTCCCCCGCTTCGACCTGCTGGGGGCGATCGAGCGGCATCACCAGGAACTGGTTATGCCAGGGAACGACTCGCTGATCCTCGATCAAGACGGTCAGCGCGTTCTTGGTGATGAAACGAACGCCGTTCATCATGCCCGCCTTGGCGATTCGGAACTTGCCGCTCCAGGCAATATTGGTGCGCAGCGGTCGGTCGTACCAGACCATGTGATGCACCGCCGTCTCCGCCAGCACGCTAGTGTCAGCATGCTCGTCGGCCGGAGCCTGGAAGAGGGGCCCGGTCGCCAGGAAGCCTTCAAACTCAAAGCATTGCTCGACCGGTTGGCATGCCAGCAGCGTCCCTTCGGGAATGAAACGCGGAAGCTGCGGCCCATGCGCGGCGATGTAATTCTTCTGGAACGCCGAGATCACTTGGACCTGCTTTTCCCGCAGCAGTCCGACGTGCAGCATCTCGCAAACGACCGCATCGACCGGCGTCGGCGGTGCGAATTCGGCCGCGTCGGCCTGGACGATATGAACCTGGTCGGCGACGTTATTCGCTTGCAGCATTCGTTCGGCCGCTTCGACCAGTTCCGGGTTCCGCTCGCAGTACCAGACTTCAGCCCCGGCCCGAGCGGCGAAGAACGACATCACGCCGGTACCGCCCCCAAGATCGACCACCTTGTCGCCCGGTTGAACGCTCGCTTCGATCGCCTCGCGAAAGCTCTTCATGCGATAGCTGTCGCGGAGCATTTCAAAGTGATAGTGAAGCGGAATGTACTGTCCAAGGACCTCAGTTTCTTTGGGCATAATCTCTCTTCGGCAAAGCTGGCAAAGAACGGGCGCAGAGCGAGGGTGGGAAAAATAGCAGGCGCCAGCATTTGACGCAAGCGAGAAATAGCGCACGCATTTGGCGAGAAAATGCAAAAAGACGCCCTAAGAATGCCAGGAAAGGAGGTTTTTCCGGAAATTAGCTCGTCTTTTTCCTCGGGTATGGAATAAAATTAACAGGGTAGGAAGCGATGAGGTCGCATACCCTCTCCTGCAGTCGCACCACACGCGAAACGGAGTTCTTCAATCATGCCTCTGAAAAGCTTATTGCTGATAATCGGAGCCGGCTGGATCATGCTTGGCTCGCTGGCGCTAGGTCCAGGATTGATCGTCTATCCGCTGGCCTGGACGGCGGTGGCGGTCGGCTTCTACCTGCTGCACCGGATGCTGGGGGGCCAAATCTCGGGCATCAGCACGCAAGCAGTCGCGTCTAAAGGGGCTGCGCCGCATGCCGGCGCCAGCGGATCGTCCTCGCGAGCTTCGACGGCGTAACGTCTTCGACCGAATAACCATGACGTTTTAACATCGCGTGCTATCAACACGCGCTGGATGTGCCGATCGCTCCGATAAAAATTTCGCGCTGCATCGCGATCTGGAAGAACGTGGGAAACCGACGGAAGCCAATCTCAATCCGTCGCATCGGCTCGCCGATACTTCGGGATAGTTTCGCCCCGATTGGTTTCTTACTGCTCAGGATCGCACATGCTGAAGGAATTGGACGTCGAGAATCTGTCTGCCGAAGAAATCGAGATCTTGCTCTCGTGCGGCAGCGACATTTTGTCCCCCTCGCAAGTGCTCGAAGTGCAACTCTTCGTGCAGCGAATTGGCGGGATTACGAACGCTTACGAAGCGGTACGCGTTCTGAAGAAGTTGGAAGCGGCCGGTTAGCTGCAAATGCAGCCGGCTGCCGTCGGTAAGACGGTCAGCCCGAATAACGACTACTCCGCGGACCCGCTTGAGGTTTCGTACCGCATCAGCTCGACCCAATCGAGGTAATCCTCGATCTCGTCATACGGCATACCGAGCTCCAGCGCCGACTGAATCGCAGCGATTCGTTCTAAGTACGAGTGCGACGACTCGAGCAGCAACTTCGCTTTTTCATGAGCCATGGGCGATGTCTCCCCCCAAGGTACGACCTGTTCGTTGCAACCATAGCACCGAATAGGCATTCAAGAAATACGAACTTTAAAAATCGTCGTGCGCTAGCCCTCTATCGACCTGCGCGCGGGGCTAACAATAGTTATCTGCAATAAATCTATGGCGCTAGCGGCGCTGTCGCGTTAGCTGGTGCGTTCCGGTTATGACGGTCGCGCTAATTATAGGAGCGCCGCTTATGCAGGGAATGGTCGGCACGTCCCGTTTTGGCGAACTAGACTTCAAAGCCCAGTCTCTTCTGCCATTAACGGAGGTTCGCCGTGTCCGCTTCTGCAACGCTTGATCTGAAGAACAGCCTGCTCGCATCGCTGATGTCGGACGAAAACTTTCGTCCTGAAGAGCCGAAGTCGCTGGAAGAGACCCGTCTTTCTCCGCAGCTGATCGAATCGTTGATCTGCAAGTTGCTGCTCAACATCGGGTCGGCCAGCGGTCGCCAGATCGCCGAAAAGATCTGCCTGCCGTTCGGCATTCTCGATTCGCTATTCGCTTCGCTCCGTACGCGCCAGATCTTGCAACATACCGGCTCGGCGGCGCTGAACGACTACGTATACGCGCTAACCGACCAAGGTCGTACCCGCGCTCAGTCTTATATGGCCAGCTGCACGTATTTCGGCTCTGCGCCGGTCATTTTGGAAGATTACATCACCTCGGTCGAAGCCCAGTCGATCCGCAACGAATCGCCCCAACGCGACCAGTTGGAAGAAGCGTTCGCGGGACTTTCGGTCGACGACGACCTGTTCGATAACCTGGGACCCGCCGTCAATTCAGGCGCCGGGCTCTTCCTCTACGGAGCCCCGGGGAACGGCAAGACGACGCTAGCGAAGCGGATTACCGCTTGCTACGGCCAGCATATCTGGATCCCACGGACGATCATCGAAGACGGCCAATATGTGAAGCTGTTCGACACCGTCTACCACGAGGTGATCGAGGAAAACCAGAACAGCATTCTGAAGGCGGACAGCTTTGATCATCGTTGGGTTAAGATTCGGCGACCGACCGTGATTGTCGGCGGCGAATTGACGATGGACAGTTTGGAAATCAGACACGACGTCATCAACAACATCGGCGAAGCCGCGCTGCAGATGAAAAGCAACTGCGGCTGCTTGTTGATCGACGACTTTGGCCGCCAGCGAATGGAGCCGACGCAGTTGCTCAACCGCTGGATCGTGCCGCTCGAAAACCGCGTCGACTACCAGGCGCTAGCAAACGGCAAGAAGATCCAAGTGCCGTTCGAGCAGTTGATCATCTTCTCGACCAACCTCGAGCCGAAAGACCTGACCGACGACGCGTTCCTCCGTCGTATTCCGTACAAAATTGAAGTCCGTGACGCCGAGCTCGACGAGTTCCGTACCCTCTTCCGGATCTTCGCTAAACAGTTCAACTGCGAATACAACGCCGCCGCCGTCGACCACCTGGTCGAAAAGCACTACCAACCGGTCAATCGCCCGATGCGACGCTGCCAACCGCGGGACTTGCTCAGCCAGGTCCGCAATTACTGCATCTACAAAGGGATCCCGATGGAGATGAAGCCCGAGTATTTTGATCGGGTGGTGAAGAGCTACTTCACGGTGGTCTCCGGAACGGACTAATCCGATTCGTAGCACAAAGCGTTAGAGCGGAGTGATACAATCGTTGAGCAAGCGGTTTCCTACCGAATCGGGACTTGCCAACGATGCTCCGCGAAGAAGAAATCCAGACCCATGCCGGCGGCGCATCGCACGGCGGCGACTTCCCGCGACTCGTTCATGCTCCTACCGGAATTGAACGATGTCATCCCGGTCCCTTAGCAGGCGTCAATCGCTACGAACTTACGCAGCAATGGTTGGCGGAAATCGAAGCGGAATTGGTCGCGCACGGCCTTCACCAATACGTCATTCCAGAGTATCGAACGAAGAACCGGCGGCAGCAGAAGCGGCCGTAATTGGTGCGCCGACCGCATTTCCCTCGCTTGCGCTTCAGGCTACGAAGATAAAAAAAGGGTGCGTCGAAACGCACCCTTAGTTCACCGTTTTGTCGATTACGCTTCGGCGCCCATTTCCACCATCAGCGGCCGACTGACGACGTAGAATTCGGTCGTCGGGATGTCGTCGCGAGATTCGGCGTAGCTGGTCGAATCGATCGGTTCGCTCAAGAGGGCCAAGTCGTCGCGAGAGACGAAGCCGAGCGGTTTTCCTCGGTCGACGATCGCGACGCAAGGAGTGGGATGTTCCGAGAAGTAGTTCACCAGCTCGCTGAAGGAAGCGTTCGATTCCATCTGCGGGAAGTTGGCGTCGACCAGTTCGGCCGCCGTCAGTTCGCGGGAACGGACCGCACGGTTTTGGACCACGTCACGGGTAATGGCGCCGGCGAATTTCCGCTGGGCGTCGAGAACCGGGGCGACGTCCAGGTCATGCTTGGCGAACGCCGCAATCACCTCGTCGGCTGGAGTGGTAGAGGCCAATTGAACGAAGGTGGGACGAAGGACGTCGGCGGTTGTGGTGCCGTCAAACAAGCGGCCGTGCGAACTGCCGCCAGCGGCGTCTTCGTTCTGCAGTTGACGCAGCGAAGCGACGAAGTTGCCCCCTGATTTTTTCGCGAATTCGAGCCGTTCCTGGACGTTTTCCCACAGTTCCTCGGCGATCGGTCCCGAATCGGCCGAAGCGGCGACGCCGACGCTGACCGACAATTTGAGGGTGCTGTCGGCATGTTGGAAATCGGCGGCGGCGATCGTTTGCCGGATTTCCTCGGCCCACTGATACGCCTCATCCGAGGTCGAATTGGGAAGCAGAACCGCTAACTGATCGACCGAAGGCTGACACATGCGGTAGGTCGGCAGCATTTCGCTGCGAATGATCGTCGTCACCTGTTCGACGATCCGATCAAAACCGGGATCG is part of the Blastopirellula sediminis genome and harbors:
- a CDS encoding methyltransferase domain-containing protein, which encodes MPKETEVLGQYIPLHYHFEMLRDSYRMKSFREAIEASVQPGDKVVDLGGGTGVMSFFAARAGAEVWYCERNPELVEAAERMLQANNVADQVHIVQADAAEFAPPTPVDAVVCEMLHVGLLREKQVQVISAFQKNYIAAHGPQLPRFIPEGTLLACQPVEQCFEFEGFLATGPLFQAPADEHADTSVLAETAVHHMVWYDRPLRTNIAWSGKFRIAKAGMMNGVRFITKNALTVLIEDQRVVPWHNQFLVMPLDRPQQVEAGDVVEISFQYEAGGELSQLAASLRAVRTGESRSSQVA
- a CDS encoding diguanylate cyclase, with amino-acid sequence MQRRPLRVLLVSPDRSFLRRTAEFLSACRLEAYVAADADQAEWALASREPDLVIVDTNTPRAAAVLQSPRRDQHSTQAYVYAIAITDSDSPERVFDALAGGADDIIPRPLRFTELLVRIRAAARSLEVESRLHRRVGRRSGSGLGNSGVLLRLLREDLRDAATTGNEVSLVLFDVDYALRFGPDPGFDRIVEQVTTIIRSEMLPTYRMCQPSVDQLAVLLPNSTSDEAYQWAEEIRQTIAAADFQHADSTLKLSVSVGVAASADSGPIAEELWENVQERLEFAKKSGGNFVASLRQLQNEDAAGGSSHGRLFDGTTTADVLRPTFVQLASTTPADEVIAAFAKHDLDVAPVLDAQRKFAGAITRDVVQNRAVRSRELTAAELVDANFPQMESNASFSELVNYFSEHPTPCVAIVDRGKPLGFVSRDDLALLSEPIDSTSYAESRDDIPTTEFYVVSRPLMVEMGAEA
- a CDS encoding response regulator, whose product is MSAPQQSLQEFHQVATDPADAASAANVGKRILLVDDEMHILRAAEFKLKRSGYEIECVEDGEQAWEAIQEQIPDLLITDFHMPRLDGLGLCRRVRDDAATRQLPIVMLTAKGFEMTSDDNLESLDIAAILAKPFSPRGLVNCVESVLTTGSFEQPPVSFLR
- a CDS encoding GspE/PulE family protein encodes the protein MNAPTTSAPMRLGNVLTKRGFVTIEQLELALDHQKNKGKNKLLGEILVDLGYCTEDQIIECLAVEYGIPYAKLEARLYDPKVVGILQRDYIEKNLVFPLFLIDDVLTIAVTEISNLFLIDEIQTLTDKQVQIVASSPRDVRRMIQNLPDSKVFVIDDIIEDSDQSEVTLIEDAIEDIGDVEEIAGQSPVIRLVNYVIYNAVKEGASDIHIEPAERCMRVRYRIDGKLHKSLEVPQHLLNAVNSRIKIMAGLDISERRLPQDGRVHVMLDSRKIDLRVSTFPGNRGEKTVIRVLDTKKVTLVLKHLGFAEDILDRFLSNIHAPNGIVLVTGPTGSGKSTTLYAALNEIATMENNICTVEDPIEYHLPLINQFQVQERVGLTFSKALRTLLRQDPDVIMVGEVRDEETGRTAIQAALTGHLVFSTLHTNDAVSAVTRLVNMGVEPYLIGAALNMVLAQRLVRSICPKCSEPYEPPRNLRKTLERMGYEIPVFRKGIGCRYCRNSGYSGRLGVHEMLTIDDELRDAIVAGVSIGDLRRLAVKSKNLITMQHDGFRKVREGITTIEEVLHATGDVSMANLT
- a CDS encoding sensor histidine kinase; this encodes MIKKSPIANELIAAIACALLLATATIVCLVTGELGVGSMLACGAGGVATVALFVIWRTARSTEDRAIRQLQMLANATIEQLESDDLHAACPQARDLPRWKSPLELCYRRMKALSDEALELQQSRVRSEVKAHLTGLRHEQMREIVEKLSEPVLMTNQYDEIIFANEISREIFGITDLIEKKMAQEAIASEGIVQLLQETRLRKTPTQRVSEIELLDSTGDKHWYRITVSTIGQQLENELGADEPNFGAVAVLRDISGYKAIQRRNAEFVSAVSHEMKTPLAGIKAYVELLADGEAEDEQTRDEFLQVINSQADRLQRLIDNLLNLARIEAGVVNVNKKPRSLNELLEEAFRIVQPTAEQKNITLISDLSPMYLGVLVDRDMIMQAAINLLSNALKYTPDNGKVTLRSRMQDRDVVFEVEDTGVGLSPEDCDRVFEKFYRVKKDQKMASGTGLGLPLAKHIVEDVHGGDLNVTSEPGVGSTFRIRLPTVQVAETVS
- a CDS encoding STAS domain-containing protein; amino-acid sequence: MSLQTEIFGEVVVVHTPEELGEDQADGVEAFLLSRERNRVIVDLDGTETIDSAGLTCLLSAQQRLREGGGELKITTSNHVNRKILEITRLDKRLEVFENMIEAVKSFV
- a CDS encoding AAA family ATPase, which encodes MSASATLDLKNSLLASLMSDENFRPEEPKSLEETRLSPQLIESLICKLLLNIGSASGRQIAEKICLPFGILDSLFASLRTRQILQHTGSAALNDYVYALTDQGRTRAQSYMASCTYFGSAPVILEDYITSVEAQSIRNESPQRDQLEEAFAGLSVDDDLFDNLGPAVNSGAGLFLYGAPGNGKTTLAKRITACYGQHIWIPRTIIEDGQYVKLFDTVYHEVIEENQNSILKADSFDHRWVKIRRPTVIVGGELTMDSLEIRHDVINNIGEAALQMKSNCGCLLIDDFGRQRMEPTQLLNRWIVPLENRVDYQALANGKKIQVPFEQLIIFSTNLEPKDLTDDAFLRRIPYKIEVRDAELDEFRTLFRIFAKQFNCEYNAAAVDHLVEKHYQPVNRPMRRCQPRDLLSQVRNYCIYKGIPMEMKPEYFDRVVKSYFTVVSGTD